ACCAGCCTTTGGCAGTTTTTTTACTCATAGAAAATCCACGTGTTTCGTAAACGCCGGCTTTGTAAGCACCTTTGATCAAAAGTGTATTTCCGTCAGGTGTTATGCTGTAAAGACTGTTATATTCTTCCTTATTCAAAGGAGATGGCAATCTGCGCGCCGGCGTCCATTTTTCGTTTTTCAGTTCAGAAAACCAGATATCCTGACTGCCTTTTGTCCCGTTTGTATTTTGCGGATGACTGATCCTGGAAAAATAAATCGTTTTGCCGTCAGGAGAAATAATCGGGGCAATTTCATTGAATTCCGTATTAACCGTTTTACCAAGATTTTCCAACTGAGCCCAGACCGGCGAAATCATCAGCGCAGAAAATATAAAAAGCAGAGGGAGACGCATTTTTTGTCAGAGAATATGGTGTGTTTTTTATAAAAGAAAAACGAAATTTTTACTTCCCGTCTTGAAATACAACGATTTATCTTGCCGCTTATTTTCTTTTCAATTTTTGTAAAATGCTTCCATTTTTTCGAGAAGTTCAGGAGCATTATCGGCAACCAGAAGTAATTCCCGGTTTTCAATATGTAAAAATCCTTCTTCAACTGTCTTGTCCAAATGAGCCAGGAGATGATCGTAAAAGCCATTGATATTTAAAAGCCCGATCGGACCTTTAAATATTTTTAACTGCGACCAGGTAAGTATTTCAAATAATTCATCCAGTGTTCCAAATCCGCCTGGTAAAGCAATGACGCCATCTGATAATGAAACCATTTTCGCTTTACGCTCATGCATGGTTTCGACAAAATGAAGTTCGGTCAGAGTTTTATTTGCCACTTCCAGCTGTGCCAGAAAATTTGGAATAATTCCCGTTGCAGACCCTTCATTTTCCATCGCGCCATCCGAAACACGGCCCATCAGCCCCATATTTCCGCCGCCATATATCAGTTTGATATTTTTCTTTGCCAGCTCCCGGCCAAGTTCATAAGCTTTTTCACTGTAAATGGCCTTTGAACCAAAATTTGAACCGCAGTAAACTACTATGGATTGCATTTTTTCTAATTTAAAGACGGCAATATTTATTTAAGGATCCTTTCTGCCAGTAACTTGAAATCAAGTTCTCCAAAAGTTCCGGAGCTCATTAATAGCAAATTGGTATTTTTCCATTCCTGCTCTTCCAGGAAATCGACCAGTTTTTTGCTATCTGTAAACACATTCAGATCTTCTCTTTTGAAAGCTTCCCGAATATCCGATTCTGTTATCGGTTCCAGTCTTTTATGTTCTAACGTCAGAGGATTGTAATAAACGATCGCAACATCCGCTGCATTCATTTTTCTACGGTATTGTTTCAAAAATGTTTTGTTCAAACTGCTGAAAGTATGTAGTTCGGCAGCGGCAATTAATTTACGATCCGGAAATTGTGCTTTTACAGCAGCTGTTGTGGCTTCAACTTTAGAAGGCGCGTGGGCAAAGTCCCTGTAAATATTTACATTATCATTACTTCCAAGCAATTCCATACGTTTTGAAGCACCTTTAAACGACTGGATTGCGGTATAAAATGCTTCGTCAGTAAGGCCCAATCTTTCGCAAATTGCTTTGGCGCCACTGATGTTTTTCATATTATGTTCACCAAAAATCAAAACAGGTATATCTCCATTTTCTATGGTTATCAGGAAAGTATTACCGTTTTCAATTTTGTAAGGATGCGCCTCATACGGAACACTTACTACATCAGCACGCTCTTTTTGACCAATTACATCCAGCATATCGTCAGTTTGATCAAAAACAATAGCACCTGCTTTTGGAATGGAAT
The sequence above is drawn from the Dyadobacter subterraneus genome and encodes:
- a CDS encoding UDP-N-acetylmuramate--L-alanine ligase — its product is MSQNTSSRKIHFISIGGSVMHNLAIALHQKGYIVTGSDDEIYEPSVSRLAKHNLLPAETGWFPEKITADLESVILGMHAREDNPELKKAQELGIKVYSYPEYIFEQSVDKQRVVIAGSHGKTTITSMILHVLNFNKRVFNYLVGAQIEGFENMVKLSDDAPVIVIEGDEYFTSPLDRTPKFMHYQPHMALISGIAWDHYNVFPTWESYVKQFELLADSIPKAGAIVFDQTDDMLDVIGQKERADVVSVPYEAHPYKIENGNTFLITIENGDIPVLIFGEHNMKNISGAKAICERLGLTDEAFYTAIQSFKGASKRMELLGSNDNVNIYRDFAHAPSKVEATTAAVKAQFPDRKLIAAAELHTFSSLNKTFLKQYRRKMNAADVAIVYYNPLTLEHKRLEPITESDIREAFKREDLNVFTDSKKLVDFLEEQEWKNTNLLLMSSGTFGELDFKLLAERILK
- a CDS encoding TIGR00730 family Rossman fold protein — its product is MQSIVVYCGSNFGSKAIYSEKAYELGRELAKKNIKLIYGGGNMGLMGRVSDGAMENEGSATGIIPNFLAQLEVANKTLTELHFVETMHERKAKMVSLSDGVIALPGGFGTLDELFEILTWSQLKIFKGPIGLLNINGFYDHLLAHLDKTVEEGFLHIENRELLLVADNAPELLEKMEAFYKN